Proteins found in one Fulvitalea axinellae genomic segment:
- a CDS encoding geranylgeranylglycerol-phosphate geranylgeranyltransferase produces MKKTRKVGDSSVSAFFALVRWPNLLMIALTQFMVARFLIDIPAEEFEPVWAVIASTVIVAAAGYMINDYYDVKIDYVNRPDSVIIGKYFSRRAVLFAHTLFNAVAIVLAGLYSWKQGGVIFFMAFCLWWYSNDLKRRPLGGNLMVAFLIGLSMMMMLLFSRNNEKWVFVYTFFAVFMTLIREILKDIEDMKGDASFGCRTLPVVYGLRPARRLVKWLVLVFTAGLGVFAFRIGNGVVQVYFAVFVPLLLLFYMILAKADTKRDFGVLSRFSKVLMALGILSMIFH; encoded by the coding sequence ATGAAAAAGACGCGCAAGGTTGGCGATTCTTCGGTTTCGGCGTTCTTCGCTTTGGTGCGGTGGCCCAATTTGCTGATGATCGCATTGACGCAATTTATGGTGGCCAGGTTCCTGATCGATATTCCCGCCGAAGAGTTCGAGCCAGTATGGGCCGTGATCGCTTCGACGGTGATTGTGGCGGCGGCGGGGTATATGATCAACGATTATTACGATGTAAAAATCGATTACGTAAATCGACCGGACAGCGTGATTATTGGGAAGTACTTTTCCCGCAGGGCCGTGTTGTTCGCTCACACCTTGTTCAACGCCGTGGCTATCGTTTTGGCGGGTCTTTATTCTTGGAAGCAGGGAGGCGTGATCTTTTTTATGGCCTTTTGTCTTTGGTGGTATTCCAATGATTTGAAAAGAAGACCTTTGGGAGGAAACCTAATGGTGGCGTTTCTTATCGGGCTTTCGATGATGATGATGTTGTTGTTTTCCCGTAACAACGAGAAATGGGTGTTTGTCTATACCTTCTTTGCCGTGTTTATGACATTGATCCGCGAGATTCTTAAGGATATAGAGGATATGAAGGGGGATGCCAGTTTCGGTTGCAGGACTTTGCCTGTGGTCTATGGTTTGCGTCCCGCACGGAGATTGGTCAAATGGCTAGTATTGGTTTTTACGGCCGGTTTGGGTGTTTTCGCTTTTCGGATAGGGAATGGCGTTGTTCAGGTTTACTTTGCCGTGTTTGTGCCTTTGTTGTTATTGTTTTATATGATTTTGGCGAAAGCCGACACAAAAAGAGATTTCGGAGTGCTTAGCAGGTTCAGCAAAGTGCTGATGGCGCTGGGTATTCTTAGTATGATATTCCATTGA
- the mreC gene encoding rod shape-determining protein MreC, translated as MRKLIQFLYAFRAGLVFLVLELVAVMLLVRNDSYHSSLYFNSSNRMVGNLYNGKQSFYSYMDLDRVNDSLVMENAKLRAALSVDKELPELDSATREILDPLDTVTQTSRYQFRPAHVINNNVRGSKNYLTLDKGETAGVSKGMGVVSPSGVVGRVLTVSDNYSVVASMLHSRLLVSAKLLPSGIACTVNWDGVSPEFTKVLYVARHYEVKPGDSVVASGFNGLFPEGTPIGVVGEVGRGDDASFHDIKLRLSNDFRRLDYVYVVEDLAKNELDSLMEEFRD; from the coding sequence ATGCGTAAACTGATACAGTTCTTATATGCTTTCAGGGCGGGCTTGGTTTTTTTGGTCTTGGAGCTTGTCGCGGTAATGCTGTTGGTGCGTAACGATAGCTACCACTCCTCGTTGTATTTCAATTCTTCCAATAGGATGGTGGGAAATCTATACAACGGAAAGCAGTCGTTTTATTCCTATATGGACTTGGATAGGGTAAATGACAGCTTGGTAATGGAAAACGCAAAATTGCGTGCGGCCCTGTCTGTGGACAAGGAGTTACCCGAACTGGATTCGGCCACTAGAGAAATACTCGATCCGTTGGATACCGTGACCCAAACGAGTCGCTATCAATTTAGGCCGGCGCACGTGATTAACAACAATGTGCGCGGATCAAAGAATTACTTGACTTTGGACAAAGGGGAAACGGCAGGCGTAAGTAAAGGAATGGGGGTGGTTAGTCCGAGTGGAGTGGTTGGACGCGTTTTGACGGTCTCGGACAATTATTCCGTTGTCGCTTCGATGTTACACTCCCGGCTTTTGGTCTCTGCCAAGCTACTGCCGAGCGGGATCGCCTGTACTGTAAACTGGGACGGGGTTTCGCCGGAATTCACAAAAGTACTTTACGTAGCCAGGCATTATGAAGTGAAGCCAGGAGACAGTGTGGTGGCTTCCGGTTTTAACGGACTTTTTCCGGAAGGTACGCCTATCGGTGTTGTCGGCGAAGTGGGAAGGGGAGATGACGCCTCGTTTCATGATATCAAGCTTCGGTTGTCAAATGATTTCCGTAGGCTCGATTATGTATATGTAGTGGAGGATCTGGCGAAAAATGAGCTTGATTCGCTTATGGAAGAATTCAGGGACTGA
- the purN gene encoding phosphoribosylglycinamide formyltransferase has translation MKSEKRIAVFASGSGTNAENIIKYFQEVEGVEVVLLLSNKPDAYALTRAEKLGVPTMVFNRKDFYESAKVLDTLAIAQVDMVVLAGFLWMVPEGLLNAYPDAVVNIHPSLLPKYGGKGMYGSRVHEAVIKAGEAESGITVHYVNERYDEGHVIFQVTCEVTPEDDADSLAGKVHDLEYEYFPKVIESVLTGE, from the coding sequence ATGAAAAGCGAGAAAAGAATCGCTGTTTTTGCTTCGGGAAGCGGAACGAACGCCGAAAACATAATCAAATACTTCCAGGAAGTCGAAGGCGTGGAGGTGGTTTTGTTGCTTTCCAATAAACCGGACGCCTATGCGCTCACTAGGGCGGAAAAGCTGGGAGTGCCTACGATGGTGTTTAACAGGAAAGACTTTTATGAGTCTGCCAAAGTGTTGGACACGCTGGCGATAGCCCAAGTGGATATGGTTGTTTTGGCCGGTTTTCTCTGGATGGTTCCGGAAGGCCTGCTGAACGCTTACCCGGACGCTGTCGTGAATATCCACCCGTCGCTGTTGCCCAAATACGGAGGCAAGGGCATGTACGGTTCTAGGGTTCACGAAGCGGTGATCAAAGCCGGAGAGGCTGAGTCGGGTATTACGGTTCACTATGTGAACGAGCGCTACGACGAAGGTCACGTGATTTTTCAGGTAACGTGCGAAGTCACGCCTGAAGACGACGCTGACAGTTTGGCCGGCAAAGTCCATGACTTGGAATACGAATATTTCCCTAAAGTAATCGAGTCCGTTTTGACGGGTGAGTAA
- a CDS encoding ABC transporter ATP-binding protein produces MDTNEKSGNVIDWQVLKRLFSFMMPYKGKFTTLLALTSLVAILGPARPYLIQVTLDKYVAHGDYNGLVRMTAIIIGLLLVQTAVTYSHTYLSGWLGQTMIRDIRIKLYKHLLNLRLKFFDNTPIGRLVTRNVSDVETLADVFSQGVAAMVTDILQLVIIFCIMLYTDWRLTLVCLSTLPIMIICTYIFKEKVKKSFNNVRNAVAALNSFVQEHLTGMNVVQIFNKEDREYNKFAKINEGHRDANLRSVLYYSIYFPVAEVISASGLALLVWYGAEGVIDERISVGVMVSFIMYISMFFRPIRMIGDRFNTLQMGVVSASRIFKLLDNTDNIPDDGDLAVKDFKGLVEFENVHFAYNEPEYVLKNISFTAQPGQTLALVGATGAGKSSVINLLTRFYDIQKGKISIDGHDVRKYALHDLRRHIGVVLQDVFLFSDTIRGNITLGNPDITDEQVRRAAELVGANRFIERMPDGYDHPVMERGANLSVGQRQLISFVRAMVYDPKIIILDEATSSVDTETEEMIQEAINRLMHGRTAIVIAHRLGTIQNADRIIVLDKGEIKESGGHEELLRLDGYYSRLHRMQYKETL; encoded by the coding sequence TTGGACACCAACGAAAAAAGCGGCAACGTAATAGATTGGCAAGTGCTCAAGAGGCTCTTCAGCTTCATGATGCCATACAAAGGCAAGTTCACCACACTCTTAGCCCTTACATCATTAGTGGCCATCCTCGGCCCCGCCCGCCCTTACCTTATACAAGTTACCTTAGACAAATATGTAGCTCACGGCGACTACAACGGCCTTGTCCGCATGACTGCGATTATCATCGGATTGCTTTTGGTACAAACCGCCGTCACCTACAGCCACACTTACCTTTCGGGTTGGCTCGGCCAAACCATGATCCGCGACATCCGCATCAAATTATACAAACACCTTCTCAACCTCCGCCTAAAGTTCTTTGACAACACGCCAATCGGACGGCTTGTCACCCGAAACGTTTCGGACGTTGAAACCCTCGCCGACGTATTCAGCCAAGGCGTCGCCGCAATGGTTACAGACATTCTTCAGCTGGTTATCATCTTCTGCATCATGCTCTATACCGACTGGCGCCTTACGCTGGTCTGTCTCTCCACATTGCCGATCATGATCATCTGCACTTATATATTTAAGGAGAAAGTAAAAAAATCATTCAACAACGTGCGCAACGCCGTGGCCGCCCTCAATTCCTTCGTACAGGAACACCTTACGGGCATGAACGTCGTGCAGATTTTCAACAAAGAGGACCGCGAGTATAACAAGTTCGCCAAGATCAACGAAGGCCACCGCGACGCCAACCTCCGCTCCGTCCTTTATTATTCTATCTACTTCCCCGTGGCCGAGGTCATTTCCGCTTCCGGCCTCGCCTTGCTGGTTTGGTACGGCGCCGAAGGAGTCATCGACGAGCGCATCAGCGTCGGCGTCATGGTCTCCTTTATTATGTATATCTCCATGTTCTTCCGCCCTATCCGCATGATCGGTGATCGTTTCAACACCTTGCAGATGGGCGTTGTCAGCGCCTCGCGCATCTTCAAGTTGCTCGACAACACTGACAACATCCCCGACGACGGCGACCTTGCGGTCAAAGACTTCAAAGGCCTTGTGGAATTCGAAAACGTCCACTTCGCCTACAACGAGCCCGAATACGTACTCAAAAACATCTCATTTACCGCCCAACCCGGCCAGACTCTGGCCCTTGTGGGCGCCACCGGCGCCGGAAAGTCCTCCGTCATCAATTTGCTCACCCGCTTTTACGACATCCAGAAAGGCAAGATCAGCATCGACGGCCACGACGTGCGCAAATACGCCTTGCATGACCTCCGCCGCCATATCGGCGTGGTGCTTCAGGACGTTTTCCTATTTTCCGACACCATCCGCGGCAATATCACGCTCGGCAATCCCGACATCACCGACGAGCAAGTCCGCAGAGCCGCCGAACTCGTGGGCGCCAACCGCTTTATAGAGCGCATGCCCGACGGCTACGACCATCCCGTTATGGAACGCGGCGCCAATCTCTCCGTCGGCCAGCGCCAGCTTATCTCATTCGTCCGCGCCATGGTCTACGATCCCAAGATCATCATCCTCGACGAGGCCACCTCCTCCGTGGACACCGAGACCGAAGAGATGATCCAAGAGGCCATCAACCGCCTGATGCACGGCCGCACCGCCATAGTGATCGCCCACAGGCTCGGCACTATCCAAAACGCCGACCGCATCATCGTCCTCGACAAGGGCGAGATCAAAGAATCCGGCGGACACGAAGAGCTTTTGCGCCTCGACGGCTACTATTCCCGCCTCCACCGAATGCAATACAAAGAGACATTATAA
- a CDS encoding rod shape-determining protein MreD, with protein sequence MRLLLTGKQALHFLTYVVVQILLLKELVLFDSAYCLIYIGFLLLLPVELSPVIGLLIGFGTGLVVDVAYDTLGANAAMATFLMHMRRYWMGMITPRGGYDETSLPTVYSFGITWFAQYTLPLILTFYIGLFTIEYWNAGLTFRIIGDSISSTIFTFVVICLVQYLFYSPTKKRSEG encoded by the coding sequence ATGAGATTATTACTGACCGGAAAACAGGCGTTGCATTTTCTGACCTATGTGGTCGTACAGATTCTTCTGCTCAAGGAGTTGGTGCTTTTCGATTCGGCATATTGCCTGATTTATATTGGTTTTTTGTTATTGTTGCCTGTGGAGTTGAGTCCGGTAATTGGTTTGCTGATCGGCTTCGGGACAGGTTTGGTGGTTGACGTGGCTTATGATACGCTTGGCGCAAACGCGGCGATGGCTACTTTTCTGATGCATATGCGCAGATATTGGATGGGTATGATCACGCCTCGCGGAGGATATGATGAGACCAGTTTGCCAACGGTTTACAGTTTCGGCATTACTTGGTTTGCGCAATATACCCTGCCGTTGATTTTGACGTTCTACATCGGGTTGTTTACGATCGAGTATTGGAATGCTGGTTTGACCTTTCGAATCATTGGAGACTCTATCAGCAGTACGATATTTACTTTCGTAGTGATTTGCCTTGTTCAATACCTGTTTTATTCTCCGACAAAAAAGAGAAGTGAAGGATGA
- a CDS encoding DUF4293 domain-containing protein has translation MLQRVQTLFLALAVALLGGGLYFPLWASYLKETGEAQALYFYGHEHIVAGSNPVMENMPFAVLGVLSVISILIGIYELVSFKNRMFQMKLGMGNTMLMLLNLGLSIYFVFTNGKDWTVGPDTMYRAGIFMLMGAVVCNQIATRFIKRDEELVRSVDRIR, from the coding sequence ATGTTACAAAGAGTCCAGACGCTTTTTTTGGCGCTGGCTGTCGCCCTGTTGGGAGGCGGTCTTTACTTTCCCCTGTGGGCCAGCTACCTGAAAGAAACGGGTGAGGCGCAGGCACTGTACTTCTACGGACACGAGCACATAGTGGCTGGAAGTAATCCGGTAATGGAGAACATGCCTTTTGCCGTGTTGGGAGTTCTTTCGGTGATCTCGATCCTTATCGGAATCTACGAATTGGTGTCGTTTAAGAACCGTATGTTCCAAATGAAGCTTGGCATGGGCAACACTATGCTGATGTTGCTGAATCTGGGTTTGTCGATATATTTTGTGTTTACAAACGGCAAGGATTGGACTGTGGGGCCGGACACGATGTACCGTGCGGGTATATTCATGTTGATGGGAGCCGTGGTTTGTAACCAGATAGCGACTAGGTTTATCAAAAGAGACGAGGAATTGGTGCGGTCCGTGGATCGAATCAGATAA
- the truA gene encoding tRNA pseudouridine(38-40) synthase TruA: MRYFLEIAYKGTQYNGWQIQKNGHTVQGELNRCLSTILRQEIEITGSGRTDTGVHATAQVAHFDYDGELNPDRDAFRFNSFLPEDIAVKAIRPVHSEAHARFDADRRSYEYHVVQHKDPFNDHQAHHHRSALDVEAMNNAAHHLLGRQDFESFSKVHTDVNNFFCDISRAEWKHEGQRLVFHISANRFLRNMVRAIVGTLLDIGAGKSAPDSLPAVIAARNRSAAGKSVPAHGLYLTEVRYPASVYLNE; this comes from the coding sequence ATGAGATATTTCCTCGAAATAGCCTACAAAGGCACCCAATACAACGGATGGCAAATCCAGAAAAACGGACATACGGTCCAAGGAGAACTCAACCGTTGCCTCAGCACCATCCTTCGCCAAGAAATAGAGATTACTGGCAGTGGCCGCACCGACACCGGCGTCCACGCCACGGCGCAGGTCGCCCACTTCGATTATGACGGCGAACTGAACCCGGACCGTGATGCCTTTCGCTTCAATTCATTTTTACCGGAAGATATCGCCGTCAAAGCCATACGCCCCGTACACAGCGAGGCCCACGCCCGCTTCGACGCTGACCGCCGCTCTTACGAATACCATGTAGTCCAGCACAAAGACCCCTTCAACGATCACCAAGCCCACCATCACCGCAGCGCCTTGGACGTTGAGGCCATGAACAATGCTGCCCACCACTTGCTCGGAAGGCAGGATTTCGAAAGCTTCAGCAAGGTACACACCGACGTAAACAACTTTTTCTGTGACATTAGCCGGGCCGAATGGAAACACGAAGGCCAAAGGCTCGTATTCCATATCAGCGCCAACAGGTTTCTGCGCAATATGGTCAGAGCCATTGTAGGAACTTTACTTGACATCGGAGCCGGAAAATCCGCCCCCGACAGCCTGCCGGCCGTAATTGCAGCCCGCAACAGAAGCGCAGCGGGAAAATCGGTCCCGGCACATGGGCTTTACCTTACGGAAGTGCGTTATCCCGCCTCCGTTTATCTTAACGAATAA
- a CDS encoding acyl-CoA thioesterase: MKPDFKPTKVSQIEISQLMLPSHSNFSGKIHGGHILSMMDQVAFACASKHSGEYCVTASVDRVEFRTPIEVGELVTMKAQVNYVGRTSMVVGIRVEAENIQTGEVKHSNSSYFTMVAKDASGKTVPVPGLIVADKHDVRRFLRSARRMESIKHRRMEFGKDTHEEFIVENYLEELKKFRLKLEL; this comes from the coding sequence ATGAAGCCAGACTTCAAACCGACCAAAGTTTCCCAAATAGAGATCAGCCAGCTGATGTTGCCCTCACACTCCAACTTCAGCGGGAAGATACACGGGGGACACATCCTATCCATGATGGACCAAGTGGCTTTCGCCTGCGCCTCAAAGCACTCCGGCGAATACTGCGTCACGGCATCGGTAGACAGAGTGGAATTCCGCACGCCAATTGAGGTGGGCGAACTGGTAACCATGAAAGCGCAGGTAAACTACGTGGGACGCACGTCTATGGTAGTGGGTATCCGCGTAGAGGCTGAGAACATCCAAACCGGCGAAGTGAAACACAGCAACTCATCTTACTTCACCATGGTAGCCAAAGACGCGAGCGGCAAGACCGTACCCGTGCCCGGCCTTATAGTGGCCGACAAACACGATGTGCGCAGGTTCCTCCGCTCCGCCCGGCGCATGGAATCGATCAAACACCGGCGTATGGAATTTGGCAAAGACACTCACGAGGAATTTATTGTGGAAAACTATCTTGAGGAGCTGAAGAAATTCCGTCTCAAGTTGGAGCTGTAA
- the purH gene encoding bifunctional phosphoribosylaminoimidazolecarboxamide formyltransferase/IMP cyclohydrolase produces the protein MTTKKIQSALISVFYKDNLEPIVKLLQKHGVTVYSTGGTQNFIEEQGVEVTAVEDLTTYPSILGGRVKTLHPKVFGGILNRRDNEQDQGHIAEFDIPSIDLVIVDLYPFEETVASGAPEADIIEKIDIGGISLIRAAAKNFKDVVIVSSREQYGELEALLDEKDGATDLADRRRFAAKAFDISSHYDTAIFNYFNQEEELPGFKQSLREARGLRYGENPHQAGKFYGNFGEMFTQLHGKEISYNNLVDIDAAVALIDEFEGETAFAILKHTNACGVATGADVKEAYLKAFASDTISAFGGVLVTNKEVDESAAEEINKLFCEVLIAPSFTEEALTILKSKKNRILLQQNHAMPKGKQYKSLLNGVIEQDKNVVTDSAEGLTVATKVAPTADQVEALIFASKICKHTKSNAIVLAKDGQLFSSGVGQTSRVDALQQAIEKAKRFGFDLSGAVLASDAFFPFADCVELADAEGIKAVIQPGGSVRDKDSVEYCDEHGMSMVFTGTRHFKH, from the coding sequence ATGACCACAAAGAAGATTCAATCGGCACTGATCTCGGTATTTTACAAAGACAACCTTGAGCCTATCGTTAAGCTTTTGCAGAAGCACGGCGTGACGGTTTACTCTACGGGAGGAACCCAGAATTTCATTGAGGAGCAAGGTGTGGAGGTTACGGCCGTTGAGGACTTGACCACTTATCCGTCTATCCTTGGCGGACGCGTAAAGACGCTCCACCCGAAGGTGTTTGGCGGAATCCTGAACCGCAGGGACAACGAGCAGGATCAGGGACATATTGCGGAGTTTGATATTCCTTCGATCGACCTTGTGATCGTTGACCTTTATCCATTTGAGGAAACGGTGGCTTCTGGAGCGCCTGAGGCGGATATTATCGAGAAGATCGACATTGGTGGCATTTCGCTTATCAGGGCGGCCGCCAAGAATTTTAAAGATGTGGTGATCGTTTCGTCGCGTGAGCAGTACGGTGAGCTGGAAGCGTTGCTTGACGAGAAGGACGGAGCCACTGATTTGGCGGACCGTCGTCGTTTTGCCGCTAAGGCCTTCGATATCTCATCGCATTACGACACCGCGATCTTCAACTACTTCAATCAAGAAGAGGAATTGCCGGGCTTCAAGCAGAGTCTTCGTGAGGCTAGGGGACTCCGTTATGGGGAGAACCCTCATCAGGCCGGTAAATTCTACGGAAACTTCGGCGAGATGTTCACTCAGTTGCACGGCAAAGAGATTTCGTACAATAACTTGGTGGATATTGACGCGGCGGTAGCGTTGATCGACGAGTTTGAGGGCGAAACGGCTTTCGCAATCCTGAAACACACGAATGCGTGTGGCGTAGCTACGGGTGCCGACGTGAAAGAAGCTTATCTTAAGGCTTTCGCCTCCGACACAATCTCGGCTTTCGGTGGCGTGTTGGTGACAAATAAAGAAGTTGACGAATCGGCGGCCGAGGAAATCAATAAGCTTTTCTGCGAAGTGTTGATCGCTCCTTCGTTTACTGAAGAGGCTTTGACTATTCTTAAGTCTAAGAAAAACAGAATATTGCTTCAGCAAAACCATGCGATGCCGAAAGGTAAGCAGTATAAGAGTTTGCTGAACGGTGTTATCGAGCAGGACAAAAACGTAGTGACTGATTCGGCCGAAGGGCTTACGGTGGCTACAAAAGTCGCTCCGACAGCTGATCAGGTTGAGGCTTTGATTTTCGCCAGCAAAATCTGTAAGCACACCAAGTCTAACGCCATCGTTTTGGCCAAGGACGGGCAGTTGTTCTCTAGCGGAGTGGGGCAGACCTCTCGCGTTGACGCTTTGCAACAGGCTATCGAGAAGGCCAAGCGCTTCGGTTTCGATCTTTCGGGAGCTGTATTGGCGTCGGACGCTTTTTTCCCGTTCGCCGATTGCGTGGAGCTTGCCGACGCCGAGGGTATCAAGGCCGTTATTCAGCCCGGTGGTTCTGTTCGCGACAAAGATTCTGTCGAGTATTGCGACGAACACGGAATGTCGATGGTGTTTACCGGAACTAGGCATTTTAAGCATTAA
- a CDS encoding rod shape-determining protein, which translates to MGFFDFFSNDIAIDLGTANTLIIQKDKIVMDEPSIIARDKSTKKVLAIGRDAMQMHEKTHENIQTIRPLKDGVIADFHAAEQMIRGLIKMIDNRSRFFLSSHRMVICIPSGITEVEKRAVRDSAEHAGAKEVYMIHEPIAAALGIGIDIEKPVGSMVVDIGGGTTEIAVIALSGIVCDQSIRVAGDTFNKDILDYMRRQHNLLIGERSAEKVKIEVGAALTELDDPPEEFEIRGRDLMTGIPKVIKVSYSEIAFAIDKSVSKIEEAVLKALEIAPPELSADIYDNGIHLTGGGALLRGLDKRLAMKTKLPIHVAEDPLRAVVRGTGKALKNIDANKAVLMT; encoded by the coding sequence ATGGGATTCTTCGACTTTTTCTCCAATGATATAGCGATAGACTTGGGGACAGCCAACACGCTGATTATCCAGAAGGATAAAATCGTGATGGATGAACCCTCGATAATAGCCCGGGATAAAAGCACCAAAAAGGTGTTGGCCATAGGCCGTGACGCCATGCAGATGCATGAAAAAACACACGAAAACATTCAGACAATTCGCCCCTTGAAAGACGGTGTTATCGCGGACTTCCACGCCGCGGAGCAGATGATTAGGGGGTTGATCAAGATGATTGACAATCGTAGCCGTTTTTTTCTTTCTTCGCATCGTATGGTGATTTGTATCCCGTCGGGTATTACAGAAGTGGAAAAACGTGCGGTACGTGACTCGGCCGAGCACGCTGGCGCCAAGGAAGTTTATATGATTCACGAGCCGATAGCCGCCGCTTTGGGTATCGGTATCGATATCGAAAAGCCTGTTGGTTCGATGGTGGTGGACATCGGAGGCGGAACTACCGAAATTGCTGTGATCGCTCTTTCCGGTATTGTTTGCGACCAGTCGATCCGTGTTGCGGGTGACACTTTCAACAAAGATATTCTCGATTATATGCGTCGTCAGCATAATTTGCTGATTGGTGAACGTTCTGCCGAGAAGGTTAAGATCGAAGTGGGCGCGGCCTTGACCGAGCTTGATGATCCTCCGGAGGAATTCGAGATTCGTGGCCGTGACTTGATGACGGGTATTCCTAAAGTAATCAAGGTGTCGTATTCGGAAATCGCTTTCGCTATCGATAAATCGGTTTCGAAAATCGAAGAGGCCGTTTTGAAAGCCTTGGAAATCGCTCCGCCGGAATTGTCAGCCGATATTTACGACAACGGTATCCACTTGACCGGTGGGGGAGCGTTGTTGAGAGGTTTGGACAAGCGTTTGGCCATGAAAACCAAATTGCCGATACACGTGGCGGAAGATCCGCTTAGGGCAGTAGTGCGCGGAACAGGTAAGGCCTTGAAAAATATTGACGCCAACAAGGCGGTATTAATGACCTGA